DNA from Brassica napus cultivar Da-Ae chromosome C4, Da-Ae, whole genome shotgun sequence:
AGTTCCGGTGCTGTCTTGCTTAGTGTGCCCATGCATTGAGCTTTTCCCTTCGGTATCCCTGATTagaaatgtgtatatatatacatttcaacATGTATCGATTAAAGAATTTGATAGAACATCTTTCTTTAACaaatttcagaaaattaaatgattttgtTTGATTCATAGTATATTACAACATACATTACCTGTGGAAATCAATAGAAAGATTATCAAAAGAGTAACGATGCACACGCTCTTCGCCATTTTGTTTTGCTACTTTGAGTTACTTCTCCACAACTTACCAAAATACCTGACTCTATTTATACTGAAAATTCTTTGACTTTTTAGTTAAGTTTGATGGATGATGTTAATGATGACTTATAGTAATAGTGTAATACTAAATGCTGGTCACTAACTCAATAATTAAAAGCCTTCAAGCCTTCAAGGTGTGTACAACCCTTATTTCTTAagcatctatcttattaaaatataaacattgtGTTGGAcctaacatttattttgtaagtttttaaattaaatcactaacattccttttttttatcatcaatttaaacagactcatactgactctgcaAACCAAATTGGTAACTCTCCATCCATGTAAACGACGAAAAACGATTGTTTTCTGGCACTGCGTGTTAGACTATCCACCTGTAAATTCTCCGTCCGAGGTACATGAATAATCTCTGAACTGAGGAAACTTATCTTCAAAGTCTTTATGTCTTACAAATAACTTTCAAACGccggtcattcttctggttccaaaaccatttcaccaattgagaacaatccgtaaCAAACGTGACCTGAAACTGATGTAAGTTCCTCATACACTCCATTGCCCATATCAGTGCTTCCATCTCCGAATGTAGAGGTGAGAGACTTGCCCGAATGTTTCTTGCCCCCATCAATCCATCAAAACACTCGAGAATGATACCAACCTTGCCCTGAATAAGGATCCTTATCTTTCCACGAACCGTCGATAAAACACCAGCGTCCTGTAATTATTGGAAGGTGCCTAACCTCCACTTGATGCTTGCTGCATGTTCAGCATCTGTGCTTTAGCCCAAATTATTAAACACCAGCGTCCTGTGATTATTATGACTCTCCTCCGGCCTCTCATTTGGTCACGACATTGGCAGTTTTAACTTTAGCAGTGACCAATGATGGTTTCCAGATCTTTATTACCCATGTTTCCTTCAAATAAAGCTTGACTTCAAAACTTACAAAATAAGGATCCAGAAACTAACTACTAAGAATGAATAAATTGCATCTTATGCtaatatacacataaataaaatataattgagcATTGGTTATTCATGGTTGAACTTCTGAGAAAAGGCCAGGCATCAACTTCAGAGTGATATCTATACATGAATATGTAAATAAGGGACTTAAGTGTAATTAACTTCCTAAGTACCCTAGATAGTCTGATGTATATATACTCCTATCTCGTTAATAATAATAGACAAACTTCTAAAcctatatggtatcagagccactttttTAATCAAAACACTTCAACGCCGCCttctcaattattttttttttttttttttctcccaaAATGTCAACCTCCCCTTTTTCAACCAATGAACAAGTTATTCTCGATAACCAGACCCTCTTCAGCGTTAACATGACTAATGTCACTAAGTTAACAAGCAGCAATCATCTCATGTGTGGAGCAAACAAGTTCATGCTCTCTTTGATGCCTATGAACTTGCTGGCTATCTTGATGGATCCCTCGTTGTTCCTGCACCCACCATCACCACTGAAGACACGACAATGGTGAATCAGGAACACACACGCTGGAAACGCCAAGACAAGTTGGTGTACAGCGCCTTGCTTGGCTCGATCTCACCTAACATTCAACCGCTCCTGTCTCGTGCCACAACCGCAAGTCAGATCTGGGACACACTAGCCTCAACGTACGCGAAGCCGAGCAGAGCACATGTCAAACAAGTGCGTCAACAACTTAAGGAATGGAAGAAGGAGACCAAATCAGTTGATGACTACTTCCAAGGACTCACCACCAGATTCGATCAGTTGGCCATTCTGGGCAAGCCTCTAGAGCATGAGGATCAAGTGGAATTTATTCTCGAAGGTCTACCAGAAGATTACAAACCAATTGTTGATCAGATCGAGAACAAAGACACACCACCATCATTGACTGAGATCCATGAGCGCTTGCTGAACCATGAAGCTAAACTGCAGTCTTAAAAATCAGTTCTCTCGCTTCCTGCCTCAGCAAATGTCTCCACATATCGCggcaacaacaacaccaataaTGGACAGCGAAATCAAAACAACCGGAACTACTCCACCAGGAACAACAACAACCAACGCAGCAACAACAACTGGTCGCCTCAGACCTACACCAACCGCCAGGACAGTTACTCACCTCGCCCTTACCAGGGTCGCTGTCAGCTCTGCAGTACACATGGGCACAGTGCCAGGAGATGCCCTCAGTTCACTGGCGCCAATAGGAACAACAAAACGGATGGACTCCAGCAGCGTAACCCTTTCAGTCCATGGCAGCCAAGAGCTAATGTTGCAGTTGGTCCACAGTACACGGCAAACAATTGGCTTCTCGATAGTGGAGCGACCCACCATATAACAAGCGATCTAGCCAACTTGTCTCTTCACCAGCCTTACCATGGCAATGACGAAGTCCTCATCGGAGACGGTTCTGGTCTTGCAATCTCGCAAACGGGTTCCTCTTTCCTACCCTCTTACTCTCGTCCTTTAGCCTTACATAAAGTCCTACATGTACCCAATATTCATAAAAACCTTATATCTGTATACCGATTATGCAACTCTAACCAAGTCTCTGTTGAATTTTTTCCGGCGCattttcaggtgaaggatctcagcACGGGGGTCCCATTTTCAAGATCTTTGGATGCCTTTGTTTTCCTTGGCTCCGGCCTTACAATTCTCATAAGCTCGACGACAAGTCAAAACGATGTGTCTTCCTTGGATACTCATTAACTCAAAGTGCCTATCTATGCCTAGAAGACGATACTAACCGACTGTATGTCTCAAGGCATGTCCAGTTCGACGAAACTTCCTTCCCATTCAAGAAAACCCAACCATCAAAACTTCCATCTCAAACATCAGAACCGGAAACCTCTTGGATCCCGATCGTCACCCCTCTTCCTCATAAAGCTCCGTCTCCGTCACAACCCACTCCCATGGCGCCCCTGAGCTCGGACCTTCACATGTCAACACCTCCGGTGGCGACATCATCGCAATCTGCGTCGGCGAATTCATCGGGGATTCCTCCACCGTCAAACCAAAACTCAGGTGTTTTAATTCCTAACTCTATTTCTCAAATTCCTGGCCCAATTGAACCTGACCCTCGTTCGACATGCCCATTACCACAAAACCCATTACCACAAAACCCATTATCACAAAACCAAATACCAATTACTCTAAATGTCCAACCAGCCCAACAAACCCAAAGCGTAAACCAAATATCTATGACCAATCCAATTTCACCCCCACCAGCAAACACGTCATCGTCTTCCCAACCTGAAACACAACCTTCGCAACCCGTTCTTCCTGTATCAAACCCGAAAATGACCACAAGATCCCAAAACAATATCCGCAAACCAAATAAGAAATACACCCTCTCTGTCCAAGCCAAACCCAAAAACAAATCCGAACCAACAACCATACACCAGGCCCTGCGAGATTCGAGATGGAGAGCTTCCTGTAATGAGGAATTCAATGCCCAGATTAAAAATCGAACATGGGACTTGGTTCCACCTCCGCCAAATCAAAATATAGTCTCATGTCATTGGATTTTTACCACTAAATATTTTGCTGATGGTACAGAGGAACGGCCAAAGTCGCGACTTGTAGCCCGGGGTTTCACACAACAATACGGAGTGGATTTTGCGGAAACATTCAGTCCAGTGATCAAAACTACAACACTGAGAACTGTTCTTGGAATTGCCGTCACCAAACACTGGTCTCTTCGTCAACTAGACGTTAACAATGCGTTTCTTCAAGCACGGCTGTCTGATGAAGTATACATGACACAGCCACCAGGTTTCGTCGACAAAGATCGCCCTAACTACGTCTGTCGACTCAATAAGGCTATCTATGGCCTTAAACAGTCGCCTCGTGCTTGGTACAAGGAGCTCAAAAAATATCTACTATCTCTTGGGTTTCGGAACTCGATGGCAGACACATCCCTTTTTGTTCTGCGATTAcaaaaccatattgtctatctCCTTGTTTACGTTGATGATATAATCGTTACAGGAAGCAGTGACATTATGATCAACAATATCATCAATTCGCTTGGTCAGCGGTTCTCAATTAAAGACCTCGGCAAGCTTCACTACTTTCTTGGCATAGAAGTCACCCGCACACAGCAAGGCTTACATTTGATGCAACGGAAATACACAGTCGACCTCCTCACCAAGACCAACATGCTCGACGCAAAGCCAGTCCTCACTCCCTTAGCCACTTCGCTAAAGCTAACATTACATACAGGAGCTCCGTTACAAGACGCAACCGAGTATCGTACTGTCATTGGAAGCCTTCAATATCTGGTTTTACACGCCCAGATATAGCGTATGCCGTCAATCGCCTTTCTCAGTTCATGCATAGACCAACGGAGGATCATTGGGCTGCTACAAAAAGAGTGCTTCGCTACCTCGCTGGTACTATCTCTCATGGGATTCTCTTAAAACGCCACAACCCTCTGTCCTTACATGCCTATTccgatgcggattgggctggcgACACTGATGATTTTGTCTCCACCAATGCCTATGTTATCTACTTGGGCAGCCATCCTATCTCGTGGTCATCAAAGAAACAAAAGGGAGTTGCTAGATCATCTACAGAAGCGGAATACAGATCAGTCGCAAACACTGCGTCCGAAGTCAGATGGGTATGTTCATTACTTTCTGATCTTGGAATCCAAATACCTGCCAAGCCTGTCATCTACTGCGACAACATTGGAGCAACATATCTCTGCGCCAATCCAGTTTTTCACTCGAGGATGAAACATGTTGCTTTGGATTATCACTTCATACGGGAACAGATAGAGTCTGGCCAGCTTCGGGTAACACATGTTTCTACAAAGGATCAACTGGCTGATGCCCTGACAAAACCTCTGCCAAGAACACCTTTCCTGGATGCAACTAACAAGCTTGGAGTTGTCAAGGCCCCTCCAGCTTGCGGGAGCGTATACATGAATATGTAAATAAGGGACTTAAGTGTAATTAACTTTCTAAGTACCCTAGATACTCTGATGTATATATACTCCTATCTCGTTAATAATAATAGACAAGCTTCTAAACCTATAATATCGCCGTAGGGTTGATCCTGTTGCATATCTAtgagtcctctagacttcaaCACCTGGTGATCCAAAAGCAACAAGTATCCATTAGAGACAAATGCAGAGATAGAAATAAAGAAAAGGTATTAAGAATCAAGTACCAGTGTCTCAAAGAACATCCGAGCAGCTAACTTCCTTGTCTTTCCAGCCAAGATCTTCCCCAAACTTAGATCTCCAGAAGAATGGCTTGAAGTGGGAGTAGTATTTGAAGAACGTTCTTTAAGATACTGACCCAAGGCTCTGCAATGTTTTAATGAAATGTGTTACATGTTAGTAGAGAATGTTCATAGAGCTAGTTAGATTATGGAATCTTTATACCTTGTTCTCCCTGTCAAAGCACCAGAATCTTGACTAGCTGGGGTGTTGCCACCTACCTCTAGGAAATAAAGTTCCTGTATGACACAGGCAAATGGTATTACTACCAATGGTAAACACAAAACATGGAAGGACATGAGACAAACCTCGTCCACCATTTCAGGAATAGATGAAGCCCCTGAGTTAGTTGATCCAGGCAGATCCTCTCTATATGTGGAAGTAGACGGCTCTGTTCTATAAGATTCTGTCTCCCAAATACCAGGCTGAGTGGTGAAGTCATCGGTTCTAGACGATGAAAATCTTGGAGGAGGCGAGGGCATGTACTCAGTGTAACCACCATCTCTGAAGCGTTCGATTCCAGTGTCATCATTATTAAATGGCGGTGGAGATTGTGCTTCTCTTGCTACAGACTCTGCAGGCGTGGATTGAGGACCTGCAGAGTCTTGGACATGTTCAGTTTGCCGAACTGGAGACAGATGAACTGTACTGTCTTGATTAGTAGGAGATGATACAGGTGCAGCTTCTGGTATAGTTTCATCAGAAACAGCAGCAAGATatgtctttgaagctacacagTCCTTATCAAAGACACTGCGTAGAACATCTGAGGAGCCTGGAGATAAGCCATAAACGTTATTCAAACGGAAAAATTAAGTTCAAAACCGTTGAAATAACTGGAAAGCTACCAGTAAGCAAGGGCTCATTGAAGATTTGCTCTTTCTTTGACTGGTTATTCATTCTCCAGACACTTAATTTAGAAGAAGGCATCTTCTTTCTCTTACGAAGAGTATGATGGAACCCAAAGACTTAAAAGAACAGGTAATAACAATTTTCTCTTCatatattttcataagacaATAGTCTCTTAAATACATTAGAAGTACGTACAATAACTGTAACTAAACAAATGGGAAACGTGAAGGAATGGGAGACAATCCTAGAATATAGGAGACACACGTTACCACATCCACATCTCTAACCAAGTCAATCTTGGTTTACTTTGGTTACCCTTTGGTTATGATCTTATCAATACTCCACCCTCCAAAGAACCTTGTCCTCAAGGTTCAACACAGCATGAACAGCTTTTAGGAACATGTTATGTTTCTTCTCCATAGCAACATCGGACTGCTCAAACTTCTTATCACGTAGTGGTGGTGGTCTACCAAAGACTGGTTCATCTTTGATGACACATGCCTCGACGTCACTGTTACGTCCACGATCAAATGGGTGTTTCCCATAATTACCAAATGAAACAGGCCGTGTACGGAGCTGCAAATAACTGAATCCACACCCATGCTTGCAAGAGTTTGACCGGTTAAAGATTGTGGCCAGAAAAGTGTGATGGTGACGTCTTTGTTCCGGTGGTGATGTCTTTGATTGACCGATTGATAGAATCGGGTAAGACGAAACCGTTTGTGACTAACGAGATGCAGTACCATCACTGGCTCCTCCATCACCAGCTTTCATCTTTCTCACTATCTCCACCATATGATTTATGGTAGCCTCAAGAATCCTAAAACTTTCAGTCATAGAAACCTTCATTTTTTGGAACTCATAGTGCATTTGGTGGAGGAGATTGATCTTGAATTCTTCAATGCACTCTCGTGTGTttcccatattttttttttttttttggatagaAGTTTTGATACCACAAATTGTGGTCCGGATCAAAACAGAGATAGAAGTTTTTGATACCACAAAGTGGTCcggatcaaaaacaaaaatgtgcTTTGATGCCAATTAAGGCCCCTCCTCAAAGCTAAGAGagtttgctctgataccaaatgatgGAACCCAAAGACTTAAAAAAACAGGTAATAACAATTTTCTCTTCATATCTTTTCATAAGACAATAGTCTCTTAAATACATTAGAAGTACGTACAATAACTGTAACTAAACAAATGGGAAACGTGAAGGAATGGGAGACAATCCTAGAATATAGGAGACACACGTTACCACATCCACATCTCTAACCAAGTCAATCTTGGTTTACTTTGGTTACCCTTTGGTTATGATCTTATCAGAGTATCACTAGGATCCTCAAGCCTTTCTCTCATGATCCTGTCCAGATTCATTTTAACAGTATGCAGTGCAACAGGTAATGAAATAATCAAAGTCACAAAGCTACAACCTGTTAGTCAATACTGTGACCTTATCAAAGTGCTTCCTCTTCCTTGGCCTTACTTGTGGTTGGGGAGGAAGAGGAGTTGGCTGAAGAACCAGTTGAGGTGATGGATGCACTtaacatcaaaacaaaaaaaaaaacaaatttcagaCAAACGCTAAGATAGTACATATACTGGTTAAGCATAGAACCAGCAAAACCTGGAGATCCTGTGCGAAGCTCAAAGTTCGAATGTCCTCCAGAGTTTAACACTTCTTCATCAATATTAGGGATATTGGGTTCCTTCTCATTCAAAGTTTCATCTAAAGTGCTTTCAACTCCAACGTTATGTTGCTCTGCAGCAAATGGTGGATGAGACGCAGGGCTTAAACCGTGCACAGCATCACGCCTTATCTCAACCTCGGGAACACTTCCAGGAGAATTGGCATTGCTTCTCCCTGGACTGAGATTGATTGGTTCTGTCAAGTTAATTGGTCTAGGATCCTGGAACTCAGGAATTTCCTCTGTGTCGTTAAGAGAGCCATATGTTCCAGTATCTAGACCAATATTGAAGTCTGCTTGATCATTGTTTGGTTCTGTCTCATAAGCCATTTCAATATCAGTATCACCAGGACGATGCGCTCTCACAGGTTCTGTAGACTGGCTGCTTAAGTCATAAGAAGAGAAGGTAAAAACATTAAGAGAGGCATATCCTTGaaacatataaggaaaaataatgaattatGTGTAGTAGAGAAAACACCAATGAAGAGACTCACTCAACATCCATGGGGCTAGATTCTGGAAAGATGTCCTGTAGGAAAGACATAGAAACTTTCTTTCAGTAACAGGTAATCAGAATCAACTTCAAAGTCATAAACTCAAGCAGGAATCTCACCTCATCAAAAGTTACAGCAACATAAGGATCAATGCCAGTAGGAATCTGATCTGCAAAAACCAGCAACATCATCATAAACACCATCTCGAATCATGACATGATACATCAATAAACGGCAGGCAAAATAGGTACCAGTGAGAGTGATATCTTGCTGACTCCTTAGGTGATTATCAAACTCcctaaagaataaaaaaaaaaagagagttaatATCTCTCAAGAGATCATCAACctccaataaaaaaaagatggaaTACTCATACCCTTGGAGTGTGTCATCCTCCTCCAAGTCGAAGTCATCCAAGTTAAGTGCCTGAGGCAAAGTCACAGACTCAACGGGAGCCTGTCTTGCATCCTCAGGCAAGTCAACTTGAGTGGAGACGAAAGCCTTAGCTAACCAAGTAGTACAGTCACGGAAAACATAATCAACTTGCTTGCTTTGAGTATATTCTCACAACACCAAGTAGAAGGTGCCCTGACAATCTCAACGCAGAAAACAGTATAagatctgcaaaaaaaaaaaagacaatcaCATGTAAATTTTAtcgaaaaaaattgaaactttataCAGTTTGATATATGCCCATGTCAAGAATAATCATTACTTGAACCAAAAAAAGGGTTGAATTGTATAGATTCAAAggagattaaaaaaaactaaaattcatGATGAAAAAAGCAATAAGGGGGAGAGGAAAGAGACGAACCAACAGTTCTGGGGATGTTGGTGGCGGTGTAGTGAGACTTCTTGAGACGGTTTTGCAAGTGAGCGGCGGACCAAACCGTTCCCAGTGGACCCTTTCTAGCCAAATGAGTATGCGAATAAAACATTTTAGCccgggcaaatctccaaaataacacatttctaagtttatatcacaaaaatagcactcaaaaactaaaatgatcaaaatagcacctttctaattgtatactttgaaaattttaatttttttatttttcaaaatttaaaatcttatcctcaaaccctcatttctcaactctaaaccctaaaccctaaactttaaaccctaaaccataaactctaaaccctaaactctaaaccctaaaccctaaaccctaaaccctaaaatctaaaccctaaaccctaaactctaaactctaaaccctaaaccctaaatcctaaaccccaccctttaactctaaaccctaagtttgtgacttttgataaaacattaagtgctatttttgtgacttttgaccttgagtactagtttgggaacaaaaacttgatttagtgctatttttgtctttttctcttttagttACTTCCAAACCAAGTAATGAACAAGGATTCgggttgagagagagagaggaagaggatTATCGaaggtaaatatataataaactaatCAGTTTCGATTTACAGTGGaggtttaggttttttttaatgtgatttttcggagaagaagaagaagagatttaaTTGGCGCGGGAAATACCGTCTGGTGGCGCGgtgttatcaaaaaaaaaaagagtttgggTTAAAACAATAACAAAACGATAATAAAGGgaccaaaaagaaataaaaaacgtTCTAGTTGGAACAGAAACAAAAGAGGATAACTACTTCGGGTATTAAAATGGGACCAAATAGCCCAAATTATTGAGTTAATGGGCTTACATTTAGGCCCAATATCACATCATCTAGGGTTTTCACCTTATATAGAGCTGCTGCTGTTGTGTTTCTTCTCCGACGGTGGTTGCGGCGAGCAAGCGAGCAAAATCAGAACCGAAAATGGTACTTATTCGTCGTCTCTCACTTCGTATTGAAGCTTATGttctctttttatgtttttatatcacTGTCTTGATTGTTTGTTATTGGTACTAGGGTTGTGGTATCCATTTGAAATGTAATCTCTTTGTTGTGTGTTTATTTCTAATGATCTTGTAAATTAAGAGCCATCCTTGTCATTGAGTTTCAGTTCTGATCTAGTTTGGGTTTTGTATTGAATGAAAAATTTTGTCTTTGGGTGTTTTGTaataaatcgttttttttttttaatctttaaccAGCCCAACAGTTTTTAATTAGagtaaataatgaaaaattggGTGTTTTGATGTTGATATGTGTGCAGCCTAAGCAAATCCACGAGATCAAGGACTTCCTTCTGACGGCGAGAAGGAAGGATGCTAGGTCTGTGAAGATCAAGAGAAGCAAGGACATCGTCAAGTTCAAGGTCAGGTGCTCTAGATACCTCTACACACTATGCGTCTTCGACCAAGAGAAGGCTGATAAGCTTAAGCAGTCACTTCCTCCAGGTTCATAACCTCGTCTCTTTCGCCAATCTCATGTTTTCTTATGCACTTTTGTATATCATAAGAGTCTTAGCATATGGGTTCTTTAAGTTGTTTGCGTACTTGAAGAGTTTATATATGGTTCAAGTATGTGAAatgttttgtaaatttgaaaatgTAGGAGTTTTATTTGTTGACTTGCGTGTGTGATACATACATTTACACATTTGCCAAATGTCTTACTAGGATTTAATTAATGGCTATCGCTTGAAACTTTTGGATCTTTGTATATGCACTTGTGTATATCGTATGAGAGAATCTGTTTCGTTTAAGTTGTTTTGGTACTTGTAGTAAATATGTGTGGTGTGTTGTATATGTATCATACCTCAGTGTGaatagtttatatatacattGCTCAAGCAAGTCATATTATGTTGTGTTAAGTTGAAAATAACATTGTCGTTGTTTCAGGTTTGAGTGTTCAAGACCCTTGAAAACATTGTCTTTGTTTGATTTTGCTAAATGGGTATTTAACATCACTTGAAACGTCCGGACAGTAATAGGCGTTTGGTTAGGTGTATTTAAGTTTGTATATGCACTTGTTTATGTCATAGGTGTCTTAGCATCTGTGTCATTAAGCTGTTTGGGTACCTGTAGGAAGCATGTGAGTGTATTGTATTGGTATCATACCTCCTTGTGAAGAGTTTATTGTATATGGCTCAAGTATGTGATGTAAAGCTGACAATCGCTTTGTCCTTGTTTCAGGTTTGAGTGTTCAAGACCTTTGAAGATCCTCTTGAAGCCAGCTTTGAATACTTTTGGCTTGAGAGATTTTTATCTTTGCTGCCTTTTTGAATTAACTATTATTCAGACTCCTCTTTTCAATTTCAAGACTTGAGCTTTTGTTTTGCTATTTGCTATTTGCTATTTGCTATTTGCTATCTACTATCAAGGTGTTTAGTAAACATAGTTGTCCAAAAGATTTTGACAGTTGTCTTATCAGAAGAATTTACATGTGTTACAAAATGGAATACGCATTATTAATCATCGTCTTATCAAAGCCTATCATATATTTCTGAACTTTTGTTAAAACGTAATTAAGGGGATATATTCGCAATATGTAATTAACACGATTAAACtaaacttataatataattaaggCTTTATAGTTAAATTACAGGGAGATATTAGTCTAAATCAGACATTTGTTATATAATGTTAATCAAGATGATATTACATGCAGAAGCTAAAGAGCTAAACAACAAAGTTGTTCACTAATTCATTGTTAAAGGATAAGGCACAGAAGCAATATGGTTATGAGCCACGGTTCCAATCCAAAGCTTCCCTTGAACCTCCCTCACTTCACTCACAAGCTTCATTACCTTTCCTTGTCTATCCTCAAGAACCTCCAACACCTCACCATCCTCATCGAATCTTGATATCACAGTGTACATCTTCATCCCCATCGCTTTGGCCAGCAGCTTCATGGGTATGGGAAGTCTAAAGTAGATGCTCTTTATCCAAGGGTTGTCTGTAAGAACCTCTTGTGCCGGTGTTCTACAACAGTCTATTGCAACCCAAAACTCACCCTTCTTATTCATCCTAACGTTATCCGGAAACCCTGGTAGATCCGCCACCACCTCCACTTCACCCGTCTTTGCACCCTCCAGCCAATATTTCACTAACCTGTCATATACATACATATTGATGATACAAACATCAGGTGTGAACTAGTCTTGCTTGGGTTTCAAGGATTGTTTATATGGTTACACCTGCAGTTGGTTGTTTCGGTGAAGAGAAGGAAAGATTGGTCTTTAGACAGCTGAATGCCATTGGGAAAAGCCAAACCTTCCTGCACAATGTGTGTTGTTTTGGTAGGTGGGTCATATCTTAGAAGCCTTCCTGTTGATTCTCCTTCAAGCAATATGAAGAAATGATTCctacaaaataaacaaactcTTAACTCTTATTATCATACAGTTAACGGTATATAAATGAACACAAAACTTACGCTCTATCATATCTTTTGCTTGTGTCAGTGAAGAAGATGGATCCATTTCTATGGATGTCAAGATCGTTGGCAAAGAGTATAGGCTTTCCTTCCACATGAGTAGCTAAAGGCGTAGCAACTCCTCCTTCAGGACCAACCACTAGC
Protein-coding regions in this window:
- the LOC111213355 gene encoding protein STRICTOSIDINE SYNTHASE-LIKE 13 isoform X1 → MYFKKKHFQMEKKGQQHSTHDSFLTHHPVLCIIALSVVFIAIDPFHMSPIGGREFKPMKHEVAPYKQVMENWPRDNLSQLGQHGKLEFVDRVFGPESLEFDGLGRGPYTGLADGRVVRWMGEAVGWETFSVVTSKWSEEACARGVDSTTNKQWKHEKLCGRPLGLRFDKETGNLYIADAYYGLLVVGPEGGVATPLATHVEGKPILFANDLDIHRNGSIFFTDTSKRYDRANHFFILLEGESTGRLLRYDPPTKTTHIVQEGLAFPNGIQLSKDQSFLLFTETTNCRLVKYWLEGAKTGEVEVVADLPGFPDNVRMNKKGEFWVAIDCCRTPAQEVLTDNPWIKSIYFRLPIPMKLLAKAMGMKMYTVISRFDEDGEVLEVLEDRQGKVMKLVSEVREVQGKLWIGTVAHNHIASVPYPLTMN
- the LOC111213355 gene encoding protein STRICTOSIDINE SYNTHASE-LIKE 13 isoform X2, yielding MSPIGGREFKPMKHEVAPYKQVMENWPRDNLSQLGQHGKLEFVDRVFGPESLEFDGLGRGPYTGLADGRVVRWMGEAVGWETFSVVTSKWSEEACARGVDSTTNKQWKHEKLCGRPLGLRFDKETGNLYIADAYYGLLVVGPEGGVATPLATHVEGKPILFANDLDIHRNGSIFFTDTSKRYDRANHFFILLEGESTGRLLRYDPPTKTTHIVQEGLAFPNGIQLSKDQSFLLFTETTNCRLVKYWLEGAKTGEVEVVADLPGFPDNVRMNKKGEFWVAIDCCRTPAQEVLTDNPWIKSIYFRLPIPMKLLAKAMGMKMYTVISRFDEDGEVLEVLEDRQGKVMKLVSEVREVQGKLWIGTVAHNHIASVPYPLTMN
- the LOC111213354 gene encoding 60S ribosomal protein L38, whose amino-acid sequence is MPKQIHEIKDFLLTARRKDARSVKIKRSKDIVKFKVRCSRYLYTLCVFDQEKADKLKQSLPPGLSVQDL